From Ignisphaera aggregans DSM 17230, the proteins below share one genomic window:
- a CDS encoding SSU ribosomal protein S4P (COGs: COG0522 Ribosomal protein S4 and related protein~InterPro IPR002942:IPR005710~KEGG: sto:ST2069 30S ribosomal protein S4~PFAM: RNA-binding S4 domain protein~SMART: RNA-binding S4 domain protein~SPTR: Q96YV8 30S ribosomal protein S4P~TIGRFAM: ribosomal protein S4~PFAM: S4 domain~TIGRFAM: ribosomal protein S4(archaeal type)/S9(eukaryote cytosolic type)) — MGDPRKPRKKWESPGHPWIKSRLQEEMELVGNYGLRNKRELWIAQTLLRKIKHRARSLLSLASEEREKQFKQLVRKLYNLGILKSENVDINDILGLSVEAILDRRLQTLVWKKGLAKTIHQARQLIVHGHIAIKGRRVTSPGYLVPIDEEPYIDFYPTSVFATKKEAT, encoded by the coding sequence ATGGGGGATCCTAGAAAACCTCGTAAGAAGTGGGAGTCTCCAGGTCATCCATGGATAAAGAGTAGACTACAGGAAGAAATGGAACTAGTAGGAAATTATGGGCTTAGGAATAAGAGAGAACTTTGGATAGCGCAAACGCTATTGAGAAAGATTAAGCATAGAGCAAGATCATTATTATCCTTAGCTTCTGAAGAGAGAGAAAAACAGTTTAAACAACTTGTTAGAAAACTTTATAATCTTGGTATTTTGAAGAGTGAAAATGTTGATATTAATGATATTCTAGGGCTTTCAGTTGAAGCTATATTGGATAGAAGGTTACAAACATTGGTATGGAAAAAAGGTCTTGCTAAAACAATTCATCAAGCTAGGCAACTCATTGTCCATGGACACATAGCTATAAAGGGTAGGAGGGTGACATCACCAGGATATTTAGTACCTATAGATGAGGAACCATACATAGATTTCTATCCTACATCAGTATTTGCAACTAAGAAGGAAGCTACATAA
- a CDS encoding SSU ribosomal protein S11P (COGs: COG0100 Ribosomal protein S11~InterPro IPR001971:IPR018102:IPR019961~KEGG: smr:Smar_0814 30S ribosomal protein S11P~PFAM: ribosomal protein S11~SPTR: A3DMQ5 30S ribosomal protein S11P~TIGRFAM: ribosomal protein S11P~PFAM: Ribosomal protein S11~TIGRFAM: archaeal ribosomal protein S11P) produces MSFAGRELKWGIAHIYASFNNTIIHITDLSGAETVARGSGGMVVRADREKPSPYAAMMVAYRVAQESMEKGVTAIHIKVRAPGGHGPKIPGPGAQAAIRALARAGFIIGRIEDVTPIPHDTTRRPGGRRGRRV; encoded by the coding sequence ATGTCGTTTGCTGGAAGAGAACTTAAATGGGGTATAGCACATATCTATGCATCATTTAACAACACTATAATTCATATAACAGATCTAAGTGGAGCAGAAACTGTTGCTAGAGGCTCTGGAGGTATGGTTGTAAGGGCTGATAGGGAAAAACCAAGTCCTTATGCAGCAATGATGGTTGCATATAGAGTTGCTCAAGAGTCTATGGAGAAGGGAGTTACAGCTATACATATAAAGGTAAGAGCTCCAGGTGGACATGGACCAAAGATTCCTGGCCCTGGTGCACAAGCAGCTATTAGAGCTCTTGCAAGAGCTGGCTTTATAATTGGTCGTATAGAGGATGTAACTCCAATACCTCATGACACTACTAGGAGGCCTGGAGGGAGGCGTGGTAGAAGGGTGTAG
- a CDS encoding RNA polymerase insert (COGs: COG0202 DNA-directed RNA polymerase alpha subunit/40 kD subunit~InterProIPR001450:IPR011262:IPR011261:IPR011263:IPR 001514:IPR017900~KEGG: smr:Smar_0815 DNA-directed RNA polymerase, subunit D~PFAM: RNA polymerase insert; 4Fe-4S ferredoxin iron-sulfur binding domain protein; RNA polymerase dimerisation~SMART: RNA polymerase RpoA/D/Rpb3-type~SPTR: A3DMQ6 DNA-directed RNA polymerase, subunit D~PFAM: RNA polymerase Rpb3/Rpb11 dimerisation domain; RNA polymerase Rpb3/RpoA insert domain) has product MNINVRRWSNEIIEIAISGVPLPLLNALRRYALAKVPTYAVDEVMVVINTSHMFDEMLAHRIAMIPLRSEEALERIKGLDIDVCYKCGSDSEDKPPSDVCEKCYVHMFLEAVAEDSEYTVYSSDIKSEDEFVKPVYGNIPIVILSPGQRISLELRARVGRGIEHIKWSPATIAVTRYVADIRISEDLCNLCKKCIEVCPKNVLTVYQNRIQVKDKYECILCKQCMYACPTKAIDVSYRDNEYILVIESSGALEPETILRESIGILLNELEIISKSIDSWKR; this is encoded by the coding sequence GTGAATATAAATGTTCGTAGATGGTCTAATGAGATCATTGAAATAGCTATTAGTGGTGTGCCTTTACCTCTACTAAATGCTTTAAGGAGGTATGCTCTAGCTAAAGTACCTACCTATGCTGTTGATGAAGTTATGGTTGTTATTAATACTTCACATATGTTTGATGAAATGTTAGCCCATAGGATAGCTATGATACCCCTAAGGAGTGAAGAAGCTTTGGAGAGAATAAAGGGACTAGATATTGATGTTTGTTATAAATGTGGAAGTGATAGCGAAGATAAACCCCCATCTGATGTCTGTGAAAAATGTTATGTTCATATGTTTCTTGAAGCAGTAGCAGAAGATTCAGAGTATACAGTTTACTCCTCAGATATCAAAAGTGAGGATGAGTTTGTAAAGCCTGTATACGGTAATATACCAATAGTAATTCTATCCCCAGGGCAAAGAATATCTTTAGAGCTTAGAGCGAGGGTTGGTAGAGGAATTGAACATATTAAATGGAGCCCTGCTACCATAGCTGTTACAAGATATGTCGCAGATATAAGGATTAGCGAAGATCTTTGTAATCTGTGTAAGAAATGTATAGAAGTCTGTCCCAAGAATGTATTGACAGTATATCAAAATAGAATACAGGTGAAAGATAAATATGAATGTATACTATGTAAACAATGTATGTATGCATGTCCGACAAAGGCTATAGATGTAAGCTATAGAGATAACGAATATATACTTGTTATTGAGAGTAGTGGTGCTTTAGAACCTGAAACTATATTACGAGAGTCAATAGGTATTTTGTTAAATGAGCTAGAAATAATATCTAAATCTATTGATAGTTGGAAAAGGTGA
- a CDS encoding LSU ribosomal protein L18AE (COGs: COG1727 Ribosomal protein L18E~InterPro IPR001196~KEGG: hbu:Hbut_0531 50S ribosomal protein L18e~PFAM: ribosomal protein L15~SPTR: A2BK80 50S ribosomal protein L15~PFAM: Ribosomal protein L18e/L15), with amino-acid sequence MRRTGPTNYVWRKTIRVLIKASKDNNAPIWRYVAELLSRPSRRRVVVNLSKINRYSKEGDIIVVPGKVLGCGELNHRVTIGAMAFSMQAVEKIKKAGGRIMHILELVKENPKGSRVKIII; translated from the coding sequence ATGAGAAGAACAGGTCCTACAAATTATGTTTGGAGAAAGACCATAAGAGTATTGATTAAAGCTTCTAAAGATAATAACGCTCCGATATGGAGATACGTCGCAGAGTTGTTGTCTAGGCCTAGTAGAAGGAGAGTTGTAGTAAATCTAAGTAAAATCAATAGATATTCTAAAGAGGGTGATATTATTGTTGTACCTGGAAAGGTATTAGGATGTGGTGAGCTTAACCATAGGGTTACAATAGGGGCTATGGCTTTTTCTATGCAGGCTGTTGAAAAGATTAAAAAAGCTGGAGGAAGAATAATGCATATATTAGAATTAGTAAAGGAGAATCCAAAGGGTAGTAGGGTGAAGATAATAATATGA
- a CDS encoding LSU ribosomal protein L13P (COGs: COG0102 Ribosomal protein L13~InterPro IPR005822:IPR005755~KEGG: iho:Igni_0185 50S ribosomal protein L13P~PFAM: ribosomal protein L13~SPTR: A8A8W7 LSU ribosomal protein L13P~TIGRFAM: ribosomal protein L13~PFAM: Ribosomal protein L13~TIGRFAM: ribosomal protein L13, archaeal/eukaryotic): protein MTQVVLTIDELNIYLGSRDLKELIIDAEGAVLGRLASYAAKLSLLGYKVHVVNVEKALVSGDRNMVINSYKLLLNVKTHKNPYRHSIKRPRNPILIFKKAVKNMLPKDSWRGVEALKRVKAYIGIPEEFREKDIIRIADIYIEGLKRKRYVTVGEIAKALGWKGEVVNE, encoded by the coding sequence ATGACGCAAGTAGTATTAACAATAGATGAATTGAATATATATCTTGGAAGTAGAGATTTGAAGGAACTAATAATAGATGCTGAAGGTGCTGTACTTGGAAGATTAGCTAGCTATGCTGCAAAACTTTCTCTACTAGGATATAAAGTTCATGTAGTTAATGTTGAAAAGGCGTTGGTTTCAGGAGATAGGAATATGGTTATAAATAGTTATAAGTTATTGCTTAATGTAAAAACTCATAAGAATCCATATAGACACTCTATTAAGAGGCCTAGAAATCCTATTTTGATATTTAAAAAAGCTGTTAAGAATATGTTGCCTAAGGATAGCTGGAGGGGTGTTGAAGCATTAAAAAGAGTAAAAGCATATATAGGGATACCAGAAGAGTTTAGAGAAAAAGATATTATTAGGATAGCGGATATATATATTGAAGGTTTGAAAAGAAAAAGATATGTAACTGTTGGTGAGATTGCAAAAGCCTTGGGATGGAAGGGTGAAGTAGTAAATGAGTAA
- a CDS encoding SSU ribosomal protein S9P (COGs: COG0103 Ribosomal protein S9~InterPro IPR000754:IPR020574:IPR019958~KEGG: hbu:Hbut_0533 30S ribosomal protein S9P~PFAM: ribosomal protein S9~SPTR: A2BK82 30S ribosomal protein S9P~TIGRFAM: ribosomal protein S9P~PFAM: Ribosomal protein S9/S16~TIGRFAM: archaeal ribosomal protein S9P) — translation MSNEQTETVSVKGAYSQIVAGKKIVICVGKRKTSIARAVIKPGIGRYRVNGIPVEIWPIEIARLKMLEPLMLLSEDLRNSIDIEVNVEGGGVISQAYAVRNAIARGLILYFNNPLIKEVFKEYDRTMISGDPRSTEPEKWMRYSARRFRQKSYR, via the coding sequence ATGAGTAATGAACAAACAGAGACGGTTTCAGTTAAAGGCGCATATTCTCAGATTGTAGCTGGTAAAAAGATAGTAATATGTGTTGGTAAGAGAAAAACCTCTATAGCTAGAGCAGTAATAAAGCCAGGTATTGGGAGATATAGGGTTAATGGTATACCTGTAGAGATATGGCCTATAGAAATAGCAAGACTAAAGATGTTAGAACCATTAATGCTATTATCTGAAGATCTTAGGAATAGTATTGATATAGAGGTTAATGTTGAGGGAGGTGGAGTAATATCACAAGCATATGCCGTAAGAAATGCCATAGCACGAGGATTAATACTATATTTCAATAATCCTTTAATAAAAGAGGTATTTAAGGAATATGATAGAACAATGATATCAGGAGATCCAAGAAGTACAGAGCCAGAGAAATGGATGAGATATAGTGCAAGAAGATTTAGACAGAAATCCTATAGGTGA
- a CDS encoding DNA-directed RNA polymerase, subunit N (COGs: COG1644 DNA-directed RNA polymerase subunit N (RpoN/RPB10)~InterPro IPR000268~KEGG: sto:STS221 DNA-directed RNA polymerase subunit N~PFAM: RNA polymerase, N/8 Kd subunit~SPTR: Q96YW4 DNA-directed RNA polymerase subunit N~PFAM: RNA polymerases N / 8 kDa subunit), producing the protein MIIPVRCFTCGYPIGAKWEEFYRRVKSGEDPGRVLDELGIRRYCCRRMMLSHIELLREVIRYGSIK; encoded by the coding sequence ATGATAATACCTGTTAGATGTTTTACATGTGGTTATCCAATAGGTGCTAAATGGGAAGAATTCTATAGAAGGGTTAAATCTGGGGAAGATCCTGGTAGAGTTCTTGATGAACTAGGTATAAGGCGTTACTGCTGTAGAAGAATGATGTTATCACATATAGAGTTATTAAGAGAGGTCATTAGATATGGAAGTATAAAGTAG
- a CDS encoding SSU ribosomal protein S2P (COGs: COG0052 Ribosomal protein S2~InterPro IPR001865:IPR018130:IPR005707~KEGG: hbu:Hbut_0535 30S ribosomal protein S2~PFAM: ribosomal protein S2~SPTR: A2BK84 30S ribosomal protein S2P~TIGRFAM: ribosomal protein S2~PFAM: Ribosomal protein S2~TIGRFAM: ribosomal protein Sa(cytosolic)/S2(archaeal)), translated as MSEEQKMLSQQQLDLLVPLELYLQAGVHIGTHTCTKHMERFVFRVRPDGLYILDVRKTDERLRVAGKFLSRYEPTKIMVIATRQYGKQPVQKFAEFVGAKPVTGRFIPGTLTNPKLEWYYEPDVIIITDPRIDSQPLREALMVGIPVVAFVSTDNKLEGVDLAIPGNNKGRKSLALLYWILARQVLREKGSIGPTDNLPVGPEAFEASI; from the coding sequence ATGAGTGAGGAACAGAAAATGCTATCACAACAGCAACTAGATCTGTTGGTCCCATTAGAGTTATATCTACAAGCTGGTGTACATATAGGTACACATACATGTACAAAACATATGGAGAGATTTGTATTTAGAGTAAGACCTGACGGTCTTTATATACTTGATGTTAGGAAGACTGATGAGAGACTACGTGTAGCTGGAAAGTTCCTAAGTAGATATGAACCTACAAAGATAATGGTTATAGCTACACGACAATATGGAAAACAACCTGTTCAAAAATTTGCAGAGTTTGTAGGTGCTAAACCTGTTACAGGTAGATTTATACCTGGAACACTAACTAATCCAAAATTGGAGTGGTATTACGAACCTGATGTAATTATAATAACAGATCCTAGGATTGACTCACAACCACTTAGAGAAGCTCTAATGGTTGGTATACCGGTAGTCGCCTTTGTTAGTACTGATAATAAGTTGGAGGGGGTAGATTTAGCTATACCTGGCAATAACAAGGGAAGAAAGTCTTTAGCATTACTATATTGGATATTGGCAAGACAGGTACTTCGTGAAAAAGGTTCCATAGGACCAACAGATAACCTTCCTGTAGGCCCTGAAGCATTTGAAGCTTCTATATAA